From the Microbacterium thalassium genome, one window contains:
- a CDS encoding rhodanese-like domain-containing protein codes for MRFRRAVTFTVALAAAAAALTACSSSPSIEVTEETVVIDVRTPGEYAGGHLEGAVNVNLQSPTFQEDILEYDLDGEYVVYCQSGNRSSQAVAYMDQAGFEDVTDAGGVSEASKSTGLDIVTD; via the coding sequence ATGCGCTTTCGTCGCGCCGTGACGTTCACCGTCGCGCTCGCCGCAGCCGCGGCCGCTCTGACCGCCTGCTCCAGCTCGCCCTCGATCGAGGTGACCGAAGAGACCGTCGTGATCGACGTCCGCACCCCGGGCGAATACGCCGGGGGCCACCTCGAGGGCGCCGTGAACGTCAACCTGCAGTCGCCGACATTCCAGGAGGACATCCTGGAGTACGACCTCGACGGCGAGTACGTCGTCTACTGCCAGTCGGGCAACCGCTCGTCGCAGGCGGTGGCCTACATGGACCAGGCCGGCTTCGAGGACGTCACGGACGCCGGCGGCGTCTCGGAGGCGTCGAAGTCGACCGGAC